The Alligator mississippiensis isolate rAllMis1 chromosome 11, rAllMis1, whole genome shotgun sequence genomic interval TGGCATTTTGAGGTTCGCCAGCGCTCCCTGGCGAGGAGGAGCGAGGCCTCCCCAAGGGGGCGTGGCTACCGCGCCTCAGGGCCCACCGGGGGGGCTGTGGCATCCCAGAAGGGCGGGGCTTCACCCCCGACGCTCCGGGCAGGCCCTGTTGGGGAGCTGAGGACCAGGGACCCCGGGTCCGGGCCCCGCCCTTTACCTtctctcaggctgctgctgctgcgccgGATCAGGCCCCGGGCCGCCTCCATGGCCGCCCTCTTGTCCATGGGCCCCCCCTTATGTTAatgagcccgagcccgagccccagCTCATTAGCATGGTTCCTAAACTCCCTTTTTGTGTTCATATGCAAATTAAGCCAAGCTTTTAAATAGAGTTTCAACCTTCCTTTAGGCTAGGGTGATCTCAGATAGTTCATGGTTTTTTGTTCTGAATTTGAATCTGGCGTTCCTGCCCCATGGGTAGAAGTGGTCCTGCTTCCAACTGGCCCTTAGCGCCCCCCTGAAACGGGGACCTAGACGCCTGGCTTGGAGAGCGGACACCTGGCAGACCGCAGGGGGTTCTGGGCTTTATACAAATAAGCCGGGGGGCCGCTCGTCCGGATTGGCTAAGCAGCCCGGGGCAAGCGGCGGCCTCGCGCGGGAGGGGGCCGTTGCTGGGAGACAGGCGGGGAGGGAAGCGGGGAGGACTGCGCATGTGTACTAATTGCCATGGGGAACGGGGTGCTGCTGATCCGCATGCGCCGATTTCTCCTCGCTTGTCACGTGAGTGAGTGCGCCGGTGCTCTGCGTCTCCCACCCGCTTTCTGCACGCGCATGCGTAGATTCCAAATCCTTCGCCAACCACCGCGCGCATAAGCCCCGCCGTAGGTTTTTACGCATGCGCAGCAGCCCACCCGCCCTCACTTTCGCCGGGTGCTGCGTATGTGCGCGCGGCCCGCGGGAGCAGGAAGTGGGGTGGGCGGGCTGCGCAAGCTTCGCGTGTCTCTATGGTGAGTGCTGCCGCGGGGGATTCTGGGGGGTGCCAGAGTCCGGCCAAGGCCTAGGGAGGGGGCAGGCCCCGGGGCGGGGCTtctgaccccccagccctgccggtgcccctcactcctgacctgcagcccttgccccagACCCACGCCCATCCCCCTGGCCCGCAGCCCCGTGTCCCGCCTCAGCCTgcgttcacccccccccccaggcacgTCTCTGCCCCGGTGCTGTTGCCCTGCTCACCCTGATCTCCCCCTTTATCCTCACCCCTTATCTGCTGGAGGCCCACAGCGCCTCgccgccctgccctgggcactgtgGGCCCTGTCAGGACCCGGAGTctgtttctttccccctcccatttgcTTCCCACCCCAAAACTAGTCTCTCAACTTCACCAGCTGACTTCAAGTGTCTCCTCCTATAGGGTGAAGTCTCGTGGTACACCCTCGTCGTCCTGCCTGCTCCCCGTCCCTGGCCTCAGCCATGAGCCATGGCGTCCAGCTCATTGCCTTCACCCGTGCCCGAGAGGATTCAGACTTCTGGAAAGATGGGCAGCTCCGGAAACAGGTTTCCTCTGCCCGGGAGCGCCGGGAGGACCCCGGAGCAGGCGAGGAAGCCCGCAGCTTCTATGAGAGTCTCCTGGCTCCTgggggcagcggcagcggcggcggcaggaGCCCTCCACGGAAACGTAGGGCCCCTCGGAGGCGCCGtgaagctccagctcctccccctgcGCCACCAGACCAGACGGATGACCGCAAGGGCAACCTGCTGCTCAGATCAGCCCAGGAGGGCAACCTGCGGGGCCTGCGGAGGCTCCTGGAGAAGGAAGGCTGCAACATCAATTACCGGGACGGTTTCTACTGGACAGCAGTGATGTGTGCGGCCTACGCcgggcaggcagaggctgtgcgGTACCTCCTGAGCCGGGGGGCCGCCTGGGTGGGGGTGTGCGAAGCACAGGGCCGGGATGCCATGGATCTCGCTGAGGAAGCTGGCCACGAGAACGTGGTGGAGGTCTTGCGGGAGTGTGAGACGGCGCGGCCACCCACGAGGGAACCCAGGTGAGGCCCCATATCCTGTTATCTGGGGGTAGATTAGCGCTGGGGGTACCAGGAATGGAAGAACCCCATGACCAGGGTTGCCAGTTGTCCATAAATTTACACACAAATGTATTTACCCTGAATTTTTACTGACTGTCCTTAAATTCAAGTTCTTAAATTAGGGACATTTAGTAAAAATCTAGGCTAGAAACTTGAATTTAAAAGCAGCCTGGATTTTTCATGCCAAGCCTTTAAATTCAAGCTATTTAGCAGTAAAAATCCAAGCTAAATGCTTGTCCATGAAGTCAGTGAATAAAACTGAGCAATCCCTTAAACAAGCAAGCACTGGCTGCTTCCTGAGCCTCTCACTGAAAGAGGTTAGACAGTGGAGCTTGAGGCAAGGGtggacagagcacagcagcaccacctggtgtcCAAGTGCGAGCACAGCACACTGTGGTGAACCTTTTGGTATTTTGTAGACCCCTCCCCTtagccacatgctgctgcttccttcctgTTCTGTAGCGCTGCTGGGTTGCAGGTGGGATTCTTTGCGGGTTTGTGCTGGGATGAGGGAAGTGGGGCTGGTGAGGATAGAGCTGAGGGAGGGATTGAGGGGGCAGCATGACAGGAGCAGTCAGGGGTGCCAGGATGTAAggggcaatgttccctctaaggtttgGCAATCTGTGAGCAATCGTGACTGGGAGTGTGCGGCTACCTCAgtgtgcccacccctcccccctcctacaGCAGCCTGTAGCCAGGTTGGGGTGTCTGGCAAGCGACCAGATGCAaagctggcagtgtcagcagggGGAGTGTCGGTGCCCGCTTGCTACAGAACTGGGTGTCCCACCCCAGGCCGGCGCCCAAAGCcatgccccctactgccccacccCCCGTTGGTATGCCACTGTGTGCGTagcattaaaaagttattgcCCAGCATGATTTTTTATTGTGTGTGGCCGTGCGCGCGCACAACTTAAAAGGAACACTGGTAGAGAGACCCCTGTGGTGtgaaaccattgctgcagtcacaCAGGGCTGCTAAACCCAAAAGGTTTTTTCACTGACAGTAAACAGGTGGTgcatcagtaaaaaagtttgtctATCAGTAAAAAGCCCATTACCCAACCTCTAAGCCAGCCCATTCCCTTGCTGTGGGGCTAGATCAGACCTGGCATCCCCTAATGAggcagggctctgtgccccattTCCTCCTCTGTGAGCCAGTCAGGACCCCCATCCTGGAATTAGATCAGGTCTGGTGTCCCCTGGAGGTGAAAGGCACATACCccattccccaccttccccaccccttgccttgGGGCTGGATTGGAGCCAGCACCCctgagaggggggaaaggcacctatctccattccccacccctcatTCGGAGCTCTGAGACATCTACCCCGTGGTCCCTTCCTCAGGAGACCGCCGGCGGAGAGGAAGTTCTGTGCCGTGTGCCAGGCGCACTACAGTGAGGACACTGTGGAACTCCATGAGCGCTCGACTGCCCACCTCTTCAACCGCCGCGACCCACTGCCCCCGACCCGCTACCACATCCCAGAGACCAACGTCGGCTTCCAGCTCATGGTCAAAGGTGGTTGGGACCgcgaggctgggctggggcctgagggctcTGGCCGTAGATTTCCCGTTCAGACAATCCTCAAAAGGGACCAGAAAGGCTTGGGCTTCCGGAGTGACCTCAAGCCAAAGGTCACACACTTCGATGCCAATGACCCCAGCTCCGTGGCCCAGCCCAgtgagcccaggcccagggcagagcgGGCAGTAACAGTTGGGAAACAGGAGGCACGGCGCCGAGAGGCCAAGGAAAAGGCTTGGGAACGTGACCTCCGCACGTACATGAACCTTGACCTTTGAACTCTGCTGGTCTATAGCCTCTCTAAGTCACTTGGCCAATCAGCTTACCTAGGTGATACTCTTATATGAATCTTGACCTTTAGCCAACAGTGTCCCTTGTAGCCTCTGAACCAGTTGGATTTTGAGTTGGGGTATCTGCCCCACCTTTAACATCCAGTGGCCAACCAGTAGCCACACCGGTTCTGCCTCTACAGCCAATTAGGTCGACTGTCTGGAAACCCTAATGTGAACTTTGATCTGTCATGTCTTGGATGTTACCTAGATTGTTATTCATAATAATAATATGAAAACAGTACAGTTTTTTAAACCGTTTCAGCCAATTTAGCCTGGTGACCCTTCACCCAGTGATGTCATTTCATTACTGCCCCATTAACCTGCTCCTTTGAGATACTCAACCAGTTCAGTTTGGCGCGGGGTGGGAAAATGTTGACCTTTAACCAGAGACCCACCAGTAAACTGACAGCCCCTTTAAAGCATTTGGCTTCTTGGATTGACTGTGTGGGGTGACATCATTTTTAAAGAGCCCCTTGCTCGAGGAGCAACCCCCctcgtgcccccccagccccatctctgtaTTTCTTTGTGTCTCAGAGTCCCAACTTCTACCAGCGCAGATAAGTTCTTGTTCCTGTTGTCCCAGGTGGAGCTGTTCCAGCAGTGGAACTGCGACCTGTTCTCTTCTCCGATTTGGGAGCTGAAGAGGGCaagagacccctgccagccttttCCAATCCCTTTGAATTTGTACTGCTAATGGGTACAGAAAGGGGCAAAATCAGCTTCTGATTGGATCTCTCTGGAGCACCACCACACAAACAGAATCCATATTGACAATCGCTTGCCTTTCTGTGGGGTCC includes:
- the GPANK1 gene encoding G patch domain and ankyrin repeat-containing protein 1, with protein sequence MSHGVQLIAFTRAREDSDFWKDGQLRKQVSSARERREDPGAGEEARSFYESLLAPGGSGSGGGRSPPRKRRAPRRRREAPAPPPAPPDQTDDRKGNLLLRSAQEGNLRGLRRLLEKEGCNINYRDGFYWTAVMCAAYAGQAEAVRYLLSRGAAWVGVCEAQGRDAMDLAEEAGHENVVEVLRECETARPPTREPRRPPAERKFCAVCQAHYSEDTVELHERSTAHLFNRRDPLPPTRYHIPETNVGFQLMVKGGWDREAGLGPEGSGRRFPVQTILKRDQKGLGFRSDLKPKVTHFDANDPSSVAQPSEPRPRAERAVTVGKQEARRREAKEKAWERDLRTYMNLDL